CAATTGAGGCAAGCTATGACAGTTGATTAGATTTGGCATACTGTCCATTTGGGGGGCAGGTCATCTGAATGGCAACTTCCCTACTCATGCATTTCCCCCTTGCCTCCACAAAAGAAATTCCCCAGGTCTTGGAAGCCTTTGCAGCTTCTGCTAGGGGACCCTAGAAAGGAAAACCTATCTTTGCTTGTAGACGTGTGTATGACATCCTATGTAGGACTGCAGTGACATGGTCTACTCTTTATTGCTCTGAAGCCTTGACCAGCAGAGTGCCCATTTGTGAACTCACGCCTTCTTCAGCTGAAGTCACCAACTGCAGAGTCCCAATCCTAAACTGAAATCACTGTCCTTGGCTGATTCCCAATGTGGGTGTGCTGTGGGTTAATCCCAATCCTTTGCCTCTTTAATCAGAAGAAAATACCACTGTTTAGTGGTATTTACTTCCAAATGTGCTTTCACAGAAGTGCGGGCTTACCTTTCAGTAAGTGATCATATGCTTACCTGAGCACCAAACACAAATAGCTAAGCAGACATAATTCTGCTGTGGGGAAAAAAAGTTGCACACCAATATGTGCAAGTTGTTCTAACAATCAGTATGTATGCTTGCTCCAGTTGAAATGTGAAAGTAAATTTACAGTCAATCCACCTGACTGAAACATTCCATCAGTATATTTTAACAGGAAATTTCTTAAACTTTCCCCCCAGATCTTTTTCTCATCCCCTTGTGTCATTCTCTTTTGAGCTTTTATTAATGGCAACTAACTCCATTTGAACTGAACAGCGCTCTCTCTCTTATGAATGCCTTCGGCTTTTTGTGTTATGCGAATCTCACTTTTATGCTTTTAATCCCACTGTATTTTTGTCCCACTTCTCTCTCAAAAACAAATATAAGAACAAAATTCCTTGCCTCCACCTTTCTTGAGTTTAACATATAGTATAGCTTTCAATATTGCAAATCATCTTTTTGCTGAATGTATCCTATTGCTGCAATGTTTTCCTCTGCTTTTCCAGTcacatttcattcatttttcGTGAAATTTAATACCAGATGCCCTTACTTGAACTGAGCCAAGTTGTCCTCTGCCAAGAATTTGTTCCTCTTAAtaggtttttattttaaagttacatTTATGTCATTTATTACTCCTTATTTTGGTttctacaattttattttatttttatttatcaagcATTACGGCCTTAACTTTGAAACCTTATGTATTGTACAGTTGTTTCCAGTGGATTACTTGCTCCAATTTTCCCCTAGCTTCACAAACTGATCTTTCTgcatgggttttttttcttttgcatctcATACCAGTGTAGCATACATTCATTTCTGtggttttttatttttcaaaatctcATTTTTTCCCTTGCTCTCAAGTGTTTTCTGTTCCTGCTTTCCTTTGTACAGACGTTCTCATATTTCCTTTTAATACTCCCAATACTGCAAAGTTCATTTAATTTTATGcatatgttaggaacataggaagctgccatataatgagtcagactatgggtccatgtagctcagtattgtctacacagactggcagtggcttctccaagattgtagggaggagtctctctcagccctgtcttggagatgtctgggagggaacttggaaccttttgcatgcaagcatgcaggtgctctttccagagcggccccatcatctagggggggaaataccttacagtgctcacacatgtagttgcctattcaaatgcaaccagggcagaccctgctagcaaaggggacaattaatgcttgctaccacaagaccagtaaaGTGAAAAAATTCATGACTGAATTTCCACAATACGTTGGCTACTTTCCCTCAATATTATTTGACTTAGAGAAATCCATGCATAATGTGAAAATGTTCTTGATTAGGGAAAAATCACAAGTGTACATACACATACTTCCAGTTTAGGAAAGGTCAGACCAggtgttctcaaactttggtccccagatgatgttggactacaactcccatcatccccagctacaacagcACACTATCTTTTTAGTTGTATTTGCTGAcagttttgtttgcttttgtgtgtttttgtttaatGTATTGTTGTGGTtttgtgagtcacccagagaacaagTTGTCATGGAGAAGTCATATAAAGTTATCATTATTAACTCATGAATTGTCTGCACTGCGCCTCTCAGGTGTTTTGAAAGTTAAATGTCAATGTCACCACCTCTCGGCTGAGAAGTGGACTTTTGCTATTTGACTAGTTaccatttaaaagttaaagggaaAATCTCTTACTTTTAAATGGCAACCAACAATGCTGGGAAGTGTTGGATTTCTGATCAGACATGATCTGAcaacttggggaggggggctatGTTGGCCCTCCCAACAATTTTTAAAGGTTGGATCCAGCATCTTTTAGGCAGCACAGGCCTAGTGCAAACAAATTACATGCAAGACAGTTCATAAGAGAAGTTAGTTGTAGATTTGTAAGTTTCTGTTTCCCAGCCTGCTCTTTAGTTACTGTGGAAGCTTGCTATGAAAAGCTCACCTGTCGAGGCAGCAGGTTCCTCAGTTGTTCTTCCATAGTGTGCCATTAGCTTAAGCTTGGTCTCCTGCTTTTTGTGTTTCTTGCCTACGTAGTGCTGTTTTGCCATCAGGGGATTATTGAAGGTGGCATGGCAGAGACTGCAGAATTTGTCTGGGTCAGAAGTGTTTTGATTCTCTTCATTAGAGGATACAGTAGTGGGAGGAGGGATAGTAGGTTGTTTCTGAGCAGGTACAGCTGCTGCAAAATTAATTCAGATACATAAATTGGGAGACGAACCAGTCAGAAGAGTTGAAAAAAATTCACATCACAAGAACAAACCACAACATCCTCACTAGTTTAGAGTTTTTCATTAGTAGTTTTATTCTGTGTGAAAATTTGATTGTTCTCACTGGCTGACAACCATACTAACCTGCACCAATGCACCACAGCTTTCCATCACACGAGGGAGGAGGAACAATTTTTGGCAAACTCCTTTTCTCTCtacagctgcctctgcctctcaAAACTATATCCTTGAGGGTTCCTGAACCTTCAGAGACACAGTCTTCAGAGGCATAGGAAGTGGCCAGAAAATCCTGGCACACTGGTGCagagttagtcaggatgttggccgcTGTATGCAAGTATGAAGAGATTTGTAGCTAATAAAAGCCCACAAAGGAGATTATAAAAGATAACAATGTAGGATTTATTTTATCTATGGATTTCAAATTTGTTACCACCACCAAGGTAGTCATGAAAGCTTGAGGAACTGGTATGCCAGTTTCTCAATTAGAAAAAAAATGTTTCCTTGAATTTCCTCATTAAACATCTCATCACATATTAGTGGGTCAGGGACCACTGTTCTTTTTGTACAAAGGCTACTCAAGATGAGCCTCGGAACATCCTTCTTGACCAGGACTTTTTAGAAGGACATCAGGATGTAATCCTCTGCAGCTTTCTGATCATACCTTCTGCTTTAGGAGACTGCAGCTTCAGCTTCAGATTCTTGGCATGGGTCTTGCCTAGGTAGTGGGAGTTAGCCACGACAGGTGATGAAAAAGTCATATTACAGACTGGACAGCATTTGTTTctgtcttctccattgctgctctgctgtttgcaaaaacataaaacaaaatgaacAGAGATGTTTTACTGGGTCTCAAGAGGCAAAGTGTAACTGTGAAAATGTCCACATTCAGGAAATACAACTAGCCTGGAATTCCTTGGTGCACCTTCACCCTGTTCTGTACAAAACACTCTTGGCCTCTTTTCTAGTCAGGGGGACTCCAATCAAGAAAGGCAGGTATAGGCCCAAAATGGTGATGATTaaagactagagatgtgcaagtaaaggattttgtgttctgtttcgagtttgaaatgaaatgcaaaacagctcaaatgttcc
Above is a window of Hemicordylus capensis ecotype Gifberg chromosome 2, rHemCap1.1.pri, whole genome shotgun sequence DNA encoding:
- the ZNF346 gene encoding zinc finger protein 346 isoform X5; this translates as MADEEGSNGDASALPVGKEAVDRLIKENSHIFTDTQCKVCSAVLISESQKLAHYQSKKHANKVRRYMAIHGEEEISQSKKIKLDTKQQSSNGEDRNKCCPVCNMTFSSPVVANSHYLGKTHAKNLKLKLQSPKAEAAVPAQKQPTIPPPTTVSSNEENQNTSDPDKFCSLCHATFNNPLMAKQHYVGKKHKKQETKLKLMAHYGRTTEEPAASTGKMDEMQAAVL